Sequence from the Amaranthus tricolor cultivar Red isolate AtriRed21 chromosome 1, ASM2621246v1, whole genome shotgun sequence genome:
TGTGCAACTTAGGCATTGAAAACCCcatgacctaacttgagggggagtataAGGATATAGGCAGAATATTTCTAAGTTTGGTAACATGTATATTTAGGCATAAAATGAGGCTGTAATTATTTTGTTTCCGTAATTATGCTTTAGGTTCTTGTATTTAAACAGTCCATGGattatcaaatgaatacaaacagaAATTTAAACCCCCTAATTCTCTTCTACTatctttaattcatcatttaaCACCATTATTACTAAGCAACACTTCATACATATTTCATACTtcctaaatttaaaattagtgaGCGCTATTTTAATTTACACTAAGTCCACACGAGATTTACTCCAGTCTAAGAAAGGTAATCGGTTTGTGGTTTCAAATTGTGAGCAATTAAACTATTGTTTTACTATGTTGAACTAAACATATTTTGTATAAGGAGAATTGAGGTTTCTTTTAATTAAGGTAAGTATCAATTTTGTCGGataaagtttttaatttttacatagCCCTCACATTTTCTCAAGAAAGAATTGTATTTATGATATATTTGGGAATGATTTGGAGAATACAATTGATTAAAGAACAAATTTGAGCTTCTCCTTAACTTATTATGGTGGTTacattttactttaattatatcaaacactttataactatttatcttaatttaaatattCTATTGAAAAAGCATTATGTctttgattttttctttaaaaaactaCACAACAGTTAGAATAGAAATAGTAATACTAATGAGAAGTTAAGAACAATAACTTTATGAAAGATTTTGaggaaagaaataaaattataaccatttttatttataaaagaatGCCCAAAAGGAATGAAATTGTCAAGTTATATGCAAAGTGAGTAAGTACATAGCAGTCGGTAGCAAATGCTATTATCAGCAAGCTAACTAAATTTTACCATGATCTAACGGATTCAACTCCCGTTAATgaaattatgttaatttaatctGAATTGAAATCACTTTGTTCTCTTATTTTTGTTCCATTGCATAACTTTTGTACTCTTAAATTGTAATGTTTTCAAAAGGGAATAGAGAAAAACTTCTTAAGTTCTTGTGATATTGAATTAATTACAACTATCTAACTATTATATTATGTATTACCTCCTCTATTAATTAAAttctttaaaattctaaaaatttactaaaaaataaactaatcaactttgatgattattattagggcattttgattaaatttacacaaattattatataaaacagtctcaccgagagacgctcttatatatatatatatatatatatatatatatatatatatatatatatatatatatatatatatatatatatatatatatatatatatatatatatatatatatatatatatatatatatatatatatatatatatatatattaaaagtcCATCTAATACATATTATGGGAATATATGTTCTTTATTTGACATTTTAAAGTCATCTCACAGATAAACGATCTTTTATAAGAATAGCTCTTAAATTTATTAGTCCTAGTGCTAATTTAATGCATATAAAACTATAGGTACCAACATAGtaacaacaatcaatttaccAACATCTTACTTATTGATATGTTTAAAACCCTaatctttcaatatttttttataacttaTGGGAGTTGTATGTCTATTCTCGATGGAGGGAGATTGATGGAGGCCTTGAgcttaattatatatatgacTTCACATTACTTGGATTATTGTATCCTGTATAAGGCAGGGTCAATGataaaattcttatttttataaGGTTAAATTTGTATACAATCGCAAAAACTCTACCTAAGTAGGAATATAGGTAAGAGTCACTTATTAATATTAGTGTAGTAAATTATTGTATATGTTACTAAGGACTAAATAATTAAGCTCGTGCTCAACCAAAATCTGAAAACAGACCTGAAGAAAAGTAAGGCTATGTTTAGTTAATCTAATCTTTGCTAATGGAAActaatcaaaattttgatttatctaattttaataattataactgatttttaattataattgtaacTATGTTGTACTAATTATAACTCAATTTTGCTTATTGTAACTGATTTTAGTGATTATAACTTACTTTTTACTAATTGTACcttatttttgttatataaaattaatttttacttattaaaactGAGTTTTACTAATTACTTATTTTCAGGTATAAACTATATAGGGCCTAAGAAGTATCTTCATCTCAAAGTCCTGGTAAAACTTTAAACACTCTTAGTTGAAGATGTAAATAAGAAGTACTATTAAACCAAAAGTATGTATAGAATTACTTAAAATTATGTTTAAAATATCATGCAAGGCCAGTCTAATAAGTTCACAACTCACAACTAACATTTCTATATTAAAATGTAGATGAAGTAAATTAAACACATATATCATGAGTATAGAGTTATCATTATTGATTGAAGGTCCTACTAGCATAAAgagtaattaaatttttattcaagATAAGTGCAAATATCAATTATTATCTATACCCATCTCATATAGCTAATACAATTAAGATTAAATTGAACTAAAGTTGTTTAAAACAGATCTGAAAATCTAATGTAAACCCAACTTTATAATTGAATCTGATTTCAACCTAACTCAAAAACGAAtttataataatgtaaaatcatTGTGAACATAAGATCTAATTTTAAACCAATCTATTACACCTGACTTAAAATAGATCTTAATGGACCCGAATAATTTGTTTTATCAAATTGATGAAGTTGAAAGCTAAAATATGTTGGTAAAGGGACCTACTTCACCATTGTTTTATtgacaagtaaaaaaaaaataacatcatGAGAATATAGAAAActaatttgaaagaaatgaaaatgactAATTTTAAACTAATAAGATCATTAAGTAgcatctctctctctctttaaatgtgataattaaataacaatacaTTTCTAAAGGTGTCATTCTTTCAAAGAAAAAGCACATACAATATCAATcatgaaatattttataataatttgttGTAAATccaactattaaaaaatttagCAATTGAAACCAAAATTTAACTAAATTCATTACATATAGAATAAAATTTCAATTGTAttgtaaatatatatcaaaatcaCTCCTTACTCAACCCAATTATATTCTCATTTGTAAGATGCAAAAGATGTTTAGAGATTGGCACAATGATGTTAGAATGGTTAATgcacatattaagaaaatggacaaatttaaagtatataaaCAATAGCAAATAAATAATGATGTAACTAagactatataatatatatttttatacctcaaagttaaattttttaacataataaaatttaGGATACATGGTCACAAATCAAATCTTATTCAATCCTCATTTAACgttaaatatgaaaatagtCTATATTACATTTATTTTCTTAAGTGCAAGACTCAAATTAGGGGAGTGACAAGAAGGTATATATTTGCAATTTGAAAATCTAGTGCCCAAAAATATCTACCACCCTCCATTTTTAGAGATTTGTTAAAACATGTTTTAGGCCAAAAAATACTCTGCGGAAAATTCCTCATTTTCCAAGTAATTACCAACTtgtaccaaaaaaaaatatatgacatcaatttttaaatgaaacggtctcattagaggtgttcatttgggtgATCGAGTCGATTTCGATTgagtgttattcggttcggttgtatttcgaatcggttatttttcggttGCATGTTACGCCGGAtcacactcgggtcgggtcagttagTCACAGTTCGGTTGAAATCGGTTATTTGAGCTATTGGGTTAGCATCgattcggtgtcggttgaagttcgtgtcgagtgtcaatcggtctcgggttgtcatcggttaataattggatCGGTTTTGCCGGGTACAGATCGtgttcaagttttttttttttttttttttttttttggtacaGAATTCGGCTACGTATTACTAAAGAATATTAtggatcgagtcaatatcagattaagttgttagtcattttttaattgatgacaagattgTCTTTACTTaacctttacttaaagcaaaatagttaaaaaatgcaaatcaattagtgatcattattactttgttacttttacttgtttgatcggaaattaaaattataaatttctattagttttcatctaatttgattaaaagtagttaaataaacattgaccattgattattaactctaaatatatgaaaccatgtatttataaaatttaatttattaaaatatctaacactttattagattaactaataagatgattgagtatgagtctatcatacttcattgttaaaaattaattcaggtttacagcagttcgatttaaattttgtttgagttaagtcgattttagccggatcgagttcggtttcgagcatgattcgggtcggataggACTCGGGTCAGTCACTATTAGGTTcgagtaatctcggttaacggttatgtgtcggttataaaaatcggttACGACTTGGGTTCAGCTTTCCAATTTTCGGTTATCAACCGGTTTGGGTACAACTTCGGTTCGGATACTGTCGGTTTGATAAAACTAAAAAAGCAACACATTTTCTGGTcgtttactttcggtttcggtttgggttttcggatcgggtcacttttgaacatcTCTAGGTCTCATGGTAAAACCATTTCTATCGAGTTATTCATGAATATTTAGTTTGCAAAagtaaatgatcaattaaataataagcTACTTATATAGATTCATCTCATGATAAGTAGGTCTCGTACAAAACGAATTTATAGAATTAAGCTccaaaattatcaaatttattgGGGCTTATTATCGATTCTATTAACAAAAAGCATAACAGAATTAAGTATAATGTTTGGttcaattattaaatatttttataactgTATAACCTGAAAAATACTGTATAATTGATCATCGTTGaattaattcaattattatCATTGGATATGTCGTGTGACTTTTTATAGAGATGACATTTTCTTCAAAAACTGTAGAACATACCTCTACCCTATTagtttttaattgttaaaactatagaaaaataagtatgaaataaaatatttaatagaaaaatattaaatattagcatgattaaattaaatatattccacaaccattaaaaatctgcaaattaaattaaaccattaaaaaaaaaacaaagtccCTCAAGAACAAACCCCCAACATGCAATTGAGCAAATTAATACAATACAATTAAAATCTAAAACAAAAACAGAAAAAGGGGAGAGACTAATCTATAAAGTTGCATAACTTTCATCATTAATTCATTCATAGTTTTTGTACACAAAATTTGTACCTCAATTTGGGAGCTCCATCCATCTTCATCATATACCCAAAATTCTATTCATTCCCCTTTAATTTGCCCACCAACTGTTGAAATGTCTTAAAACTGCGGCCTCCAACCAAACACATTATTTCCTCCACCGCCGCCGCCGCCACCGCCGTAACTCGAATAATTACCACCTTCAAGTGGGCCTCCGCCCGGGCCTACATTCCCAGTAACACCGGATGATTGTGAAGCAGTAGATTGCTGTTGCTGGTGTTGTTGATTACCCTGCACTTGCACCATctgattgttgttattattctCACTTTCTCTTTCCTCACCTTCCTCTAATGGCAATCTATCAAAAACCGCATTAGCAAACGACGCCGCCATTAAAATTACAGGCCCAGAAGCCATTAATGGGCCCACAACACTTCCACCCACAACTTGCCCTTGCCCTGCCGCTAAAAAAATGGTAAGCCCACCCGCTCCAGGTGGAGCTGGTGGTGGTAAAGCAGTACCCGTGATTGATAATATATCGAACCTTCCGTGCAACGTCATCACGCTTTCAGCTGGTGATGCAGGTTGCCGAAGATTAACATTAGTAACGGAACCGTTACCGGAAAATACACAAACTCCTCTTCCTCTCCGGCGAGCAAAATTGGTAACGGATTCAACAACATCCGAACCCGGTGAAACTTCTAGAACATGAGATCTTAACGCATTTGGGCTGTCTCGGGTTACTATTATAGGTGGTTTTGGCTTATTTTTTGAACCCGGAGGTCTTCCTCTAGGTCTTCTTCCACTACTACTGTTTCCTCCCCCAGAGCTTGTTGTAGCGGGCTCAGATTCGGGTTTGGAGATATCCACATCCAGCTCCAGCATTTTGAAACCCTTATTGATGGTTATGTCTAGTAAGTGTTTGTTAATATGCCTTAAAGAGTATTTGAACGAGAatataaaggaaaaagaaggtaaagagtAACAAACATGTAATTAAGTGTGAAAGAATTGAGAAAAGGGAGATGAGTTGAAAAGGGGTTTGAATGGGGGAGAATTCAAAGAAGAACGGAGTATTCAAGGAAGACAAGATGGGTAGCTTTTGTTGTTTAGTGAGTTTAGAGAGagtgagagagagagaaagaaagggaGGAAGGTGTGAAGAAGTTGAATGGTATAAATATGCTaaagaggaaaaagaaaaggtTAGAGATAGAATGAATGAAATGCTTTCTTGACTAAGAAGGTATGGCGGAAATGAACATTCGAGCTTTTTTAGGACCTAAAAAATGGAGgatataattgtttatttagTAGGGGAATTAGCTTTGCTTCCAATTTCATTATGGAACCTAACATtggttttaattaattattattagaacTAGCCTAATGCCTAATAGTACATGTAAATTAATAAGTTAGTCTTATCAATTATGAATTTAGTGAACGCTAAAATAATATTACTTTATCGGTTAATGGATAAATTTAGTGAAcgttaaaataatattactttATCGGTTGATGGATCACTATTAATATGTAGGAATCATTATCATTAACCTATAAAAAATCTTTATATATATCATAGAGTttagacaaaaataattttgttcatctttattttaataatttaatactccctccacaccaatataaatgtctcatttgcttgggtacggatattaagagtggtgtggggtccattaaaaagttGTAGGTTGGTAAGTAGTatagggtagttgggtaagtaaggtatatgagagtatattcgtaattacttgtgtgaactaaggatatttaggtaaagaaaagattgacaaaaatagagaTGTAACAATTAatatggttttgccaaataaggaatgGTGTGGAGGGAGTAACAATTATGGTCCTTATATATCTCTCACTAAtctcattttaacatttttatatttacttatagacatcacatattttccactacttttataaaaatatttttttattaggtgtggtcttcaaatttttttcactaactttattttaatttttaaaatttttatggtCCTCACTTTTCctacatcaaatttattatttaacaaaataatatatcttctatctaaaaaattttatttttcttaattccagTAAACATTCCTaatgagatatatatttttctaaaaaagaaATTAGTGATTATgtctatatttttaaaatttttgacatGTTAGATCGATCCAAACATGATCCGAACTCTGTAAGAC
This genomic interval carries:
- the LOC130825512 gene encoding AT-hook motif nuclear-localized protein 25-like; the encoded protein is MLELDVDISKPESEPATTSSGGGNSSSGRRPRGRPPGSKNKPKPPIIVTRDSPNALRSHVLEVSPGSDVVESVTNFARRRGRGVCVFSGNGSVTNVNLRQPASPAESVMTLHGRFDILSITGTALPPPAPPGAGGLTIFLAAGQGQVVGGSVVGPLMASGPVILMAASFANAVFDRLPLEEGEERESENNNNNQMVQVQGNQQHQQQQSTASQSSGVTGNVGPGGGPLEGGNYSSYGGGGGGGGGNNVFGWRPQF